The following coding sequences are from one Paenarthrobacter ureafaciens window:
- a CDS encoding DUF2505 domain-containing protein, with translation MALSASTTLPHSVDRVAAVFVDEDFLRHTSELVGGSLESFTIDGDTAGAFSTTTVRTLPTTRLPDIARKFVGESLTVTQTEQWEAPAADGSRASTIALKVAGAPLDVTAVQRLVAEGGSTRIELEGNVKSSVPFLGGKIADAAEPMVGKALNIQSQQAQAWLESH, from the coding sequence ATGGCCCTGAGCGCATCCACCACCCTGCCGCATAGCGTTGACCGCGTCGCCGCTGTATTCGTCGACGAGGACTTCCTGCGTCACACGAGCGAACTGGTGGGCGGCTCCTTGGAATCGTTCACGATCGACGGTGACACCGCCGGCGCGTTCAGCACCACCACCGTCCGCACGCTGCCCACGACGCGACTGCCGGACATCGCCCGCAAGTTCGTCGGCGAGAGCCTCACGGTCACCCAGACCGAGCAGTGGGAGGCCCCGGCAGCTGACGGATCCCGCGCCAGCACCATCGCCTTGAAGGTGGCCGGTGCGCCCCTGGATGTCACCGCTGTCCAGCGCCTGGTGGCTGAAGGCGGCAGCACCCGGATCGAGCTGGAGGGCAACGTGAAGTCCTCGGTTCCGTTCCTCGGCGGCAAGATCGCCGACGCCGCGGAACCGATGGTCGGCAAGGCCCTGAACATCCAGTCCCAGCAGGCCCAGGCCTGGCTAGAAAGCCACTAG
- a CDS encoding SCO4848 family membrane protein: MELPAILAVVLIVAGVWSLVVWPQFLKRVMKDPRARDASGKATRFLTVHVVLVTISMVLGLATAAIGVAVLLP, from the coding sequence GTGGAACTTCCCGCAATCCTGGCGGTTGTCCTGATCGTCGCGGGCGTTTGGTCACTGGTTGTGTGGCCGCAGTTCCTCAAACGCGTGATGAAGGATCCGCGTGCGCGGGACGCGTCGGGCAAGGCGACCCGGTTCCTGACCGTGCACGTGGTCCTGGTGACCATCTCCATGGTGCTGGGCCTCGCGACGGCGGCGATCGGCGTCGCGGTTTTGCTCCCCTAA
- the nhaA gene encoding Na+/H+ antiporter NhaA yields the protein MADRSPTIFTRSTYPEYRRILAILRAETVGGALLLIATVIALLWANSPAADAYFALRDFTIGYEPWHLKLSLGHWASDGLLAVFFFLAGLELKREFVAGELRSPAKAVVPVAAAFGGVVIPALIYVLVNLGSAGETLKGWAIPTATDIAFALAVLAVINTHLPAALRTFLLTLAVVDDLIAIGIIAFFYSTGLQPLMLLAALVPLALFTFLVQKRVRSWYLLLPLAFATWGFVHASGIHATVAGVILGFAVPVAASGKKGEPAEGLAESFEHRLRPFSAGFAVPVFAFFSAGVALGGFDGMAAALQDPVAVGVIAALVIGKAVGVFGTTFLVTKTTRASLDPSISWIDLFGLALLAGIGFTVSLLIGELSFGSGSAHNDHAKVAILAGSLISALLAAIVLKARNRRYRLVAAEEARDDDGDGVPDVFARG from the coding sequence GTGGCTGACCGCTCGCCCACGATCTTCACCCGCTCCACCTACCCCGAGTACCGCCGGATCCTCGCAATCCTTCGCGCGGAAACCGTGGGCGGAGCACTCCTCCTCATCGCCACAGTCATCGCACTGCTCTGGGCCAACTCCCCCGCAGCCGATGCCTACTTCGCCCTCCGGGACTTCACCATCGGCTACGAGCCCTGGCACCTGAAGCTCAGCCTCGGCCATTGGGCGTCCGATGGCTTGCTGGCCGTTTTCTTCTTCCTCGCCGGCCTTGAACTCAAAAGGGAATTCGTGGCTGGAGAGCTGCGTTCTCCCGCCAAAGCAGTTGTTCCCGTCGCCGCAGCCTTTGGCGGGGTGGTCATACCGGCACTGATCTACGTGCTGGTGAACCTGGGCTCTGCCGGGGAAACCCTCAAAGGCTGGGCCATTCCCACCGCCACGGACATCGCTTTCGCCCTGGCCGTGCTGGCTGTGATCAACACCCACCTTCCGGCAGCCCTGCGGACCTTCCTGTTGACGCTCGCCGTGGTGGACGACCTGATCGCCATCGGCATCATCGCCTTCTTCTACTCAACCGGGCTGCAACCGCTCATGCTGTTGGCCGCACTCGTCCCTTTGGCGCTGTTCACCTTCCTCGTCCAGAAGCGGGTCCGCAGCTGGTACCTGCTGCTCCCGCTGGCCTTCGCCACGTGGGGCTTCGTGCACGCCTCCGGTATTCACGCCACGGTTGCCGGGGTGATCCTCGGCTTCGCCGTGCCGGTGGCCGCGAGCGGAAAGAAAGGGGAACCGGCGGAGGGACTGGCCGAAAGCTTCGAACACCGCCTTCGTCCCTTCTCGGCAGGCTTCGCTGTCCCCGTGTTCGCTTTCTTCTCCGCGGGCGTTGCGTTGGGAGGCTTTGACGGGATGGCCGCTGCGCTGCAGGATCCTGTGGCAGTGGGAGTCATCGCGGCGCTGGTCATCGGCAAGGCAGTCGGCGTCTTCGGTACCACGTTCCTGGTCACCAAGACGACGCGGGCCAGCCTGGATCCCAGCATTTCATGGATCGACCTCTTCGGCCTGGCGCTCCTCGCCGGCATCGGCTTCACGGTGTCGCTGCTGATCGGCGAGCTGAGTTTTGGGTCCGGGTCCGCCCACAACGACCACGCCAAGGTGGCCATCCTGGCAGGTTCGCTGATCTCGGCACTGCTTGCCGCGATAGTGCTCAAGGCCCGCAACCGGCGCTACCGTCTGGTGGCGGCGGAAGAAGCACGGGATGACGACGGCGACGGCGTACCGGACGTCTTCGCCCGCGGCTAG